The Betaproteobacteria bacterium genome includes a window with the following:
- a CDS encoding CoA transferase, with protein MGPLSDIKVLELGTLIAGPFCSRILAEFGAQAIKVESPDGGDPLRQWRKLHHGTSLWWYVQARNKKSVTVNMREPDGQEIVRELAGQADIVIENFRPGALEKWGLGWEELSKRNPGLVMVRLSGYGQTGPYRERAGFGAIGEAMGGLRYVTGYPDRPPVRVGISLGDAIASLYGVIGALMALRHREVNGGKGQVVDVALYESVFSLMESLLPEYDMTGFVRERSGASLPGIVPSNTYTTRDGKYVVIGANGDSIFRRMMAAIDRTDLAEDPALARNDGRVARTDELDKVIGDWCAAHDLDHVLKVLADAQVPSGKIYDIADVVGDLQYRARGMIEQARLPDGRQMKVPGVVPKLTATPGGTRWLGPKLGEHTREVLAELGYDEGRIAELKSRGII; from the coding sequence ATGGGACCCCTCTCCGACATCAAGGTTCTCGAACTCGGCACGCTGATTGCCGGGCCGTTCTGCTCGCGCATCCTGGCCGAATTCGGTGCGCAGGCGATCAAGGTCGAATCCCCCGACGGCGGCGATCCGCTGCGCCAGTGGCGCAAGCTGCACCATGGTACCTCGCTGTGGTGGTACGTGCAGGCACGCAACAAGAAGTCGGTGACCGTGAACATGCGCGAGCCGGACGGCCAGGAAATCGTCCGCGAGCTGGCCGGTCAAGCCGACATCGTCATCGAAAATTTCCGCCCCGGCGCGCTGGAGAAATGGGGTCTGGGCTGGGAGGAATTGTCGAAGCGCAATCCCGGGCTGGTCATGGTCAGGTTGTCGGGCTACGGCCAGACCGGCCCGTATCGGGAACGAGCCGGATTCGGCGCCATCGGCGAGGCGATGGGGGGATTGCGTTACGTCACCGGGTATCCGGATCGGCCGCCGGTGCGGGTCGGCATCAGTCTCGGCGATGCGATAGCTTCGCTCTATGGCGTGATCGGCGCGCTGATGGCGTTGCGCCATCGCGAAGTCAACGGCGGCAAAGGCCAGGTCGTGGACGTGGCGTTGTACGAATCGGTGTTCAGCCTGATGGAGAGCCTGCTGCCGGAATACGACATGACCGGTTTCGTGCGCGAGCGCAGCGGGGCCTCGCTGCCGGGCATCGTGCCGTCGAACACTTACACGACGCGAGACGGCAAGTACGTGGTGATCGGCGCCAACGGCGACTCGATCTTCAGGCGCATGATGGCCGCGATCGACCGCACCGATCTCGCGGAGGATCCTGCGCTCGCGCGCAATGACGGCAGGGTGGCGCGTACCGACGAGCTGGACAAGGTCATCGGCGACTGGTGTGCGGCGCACGATCTGGATCACGTGCTGAAGGTGCTGGCGGACGCGCAGGTGCCGTCGGGAAAAATCTACGACATCGCCGATGTCGTCGGCGACCTGCAGTATCGCGCTCGTGGCATGATCGAGCAGGCACGGCTGCCGGACGGCAGGCAGATGAAAGTGCCGGGCGTGGTGCCGAAGCTCACGGCTACGCCCGGGGGGACGCGCTGGCTCGGGCCGAAGCTGGGCGAGCACACGCGTGAAGTGCTGGCCGAACTCGGCTACGATGAGGGCCGGATCGCGGAGTTGAAATCCCGCGGCATCATTTAA
- a CDS encoding CBS domain-containing protein produces the protein MQVKDILKIKGGQIFSIGPDALLPQAVSLMVEHDIGSLVVMEKGQMTGLLTFREVLAAVHRYRGDIHEVKVNQVMVGSPICGNLDDSVDQMRSVMTDNHVRYLPIKDNGALIGVLSFHDVAKASLRAASFENKLLKQYIKNWPEQDKT, from the coding sequence ATGCAGGTCAAGGACATTCTCAAGATCAAGGGCGGCCAGATATTCAGCATCGGGCCGGATGCGCTGCTGCCGCAGGCCGTGAGCCTGATGGTCGAGCACGACATCGGTTCGCTGGTGGTGATGGAGAAAGGGCAGATGACCGGGCTGCTGACGTTTCGCGAAGTGCTGGCCGCGGTGCATCGTTATCGCGGAGACATCCACGAAGTCAAGGTCAACCAGGTGATGGTGGGGAGTCCGATCTGCGGCAATCTCGACGACAGCGTCGATCAGATGCGCAGCGTGATGACCGACAACCATGTCCGCTACCTGCCGATCAAGGACAACGGCGCATTGATCGGCGTGCTGTCCTTCCACGATGTCGCAAAAGCGTCGTTGCGCGCCGCCAGTTTCGAAAACAAACTCCTCAAACAGTACATCAAGAACTGGCCCGAGCAGGACAAGACCTGA